The following coding sequences are from one Venturia canescens isolate UGA chromosome 5, ASM1945775v1, whole genome shotgun sequence window:
- the drongo gene encoding arf-GAP domain and FG repeat-containing protein 1 yields MASAKRKQDEKHLKILRELVSQTSNKECFDCRQRGPTYVNMTIGSFVCTSCSGMLRGLTPPHRVKSISMATFTQEEIDLIKERGNEYCKKIWLALTDSSLPQNLDPKDEQKMKDLMSAKYEHKRWYLDPSLANQNVNQKNQTASALSSAGRSSQASIPRVPQAGTMATLAPINRNNKNSSETIEAAFTPDFGANFTKIGDPFQSATTSPRFTHTVLPQPSFANFDNNPAFNSSNHVDLSTSKTTTTNSSSSSSSSLFNQSFGSYNSSNCKNGTNAPQSEDRYAALKDLDSLMKQTHLKEDTTATATTTTTTANKSIPSATATPFSPWTTNNGNLNASNSIWTSNNQTPHVIANPFATGDIWLPSPNLINNNNIIAQSSESGGGQMCNNSINPFRTGQLSSNNGGAVESQWVVGIGSPGAADVIPSSQLSNPLSGKVWQPTVSPYHANPFMVGTGVANMARNSNNPFL; encoded by the exons GACGATCGGCTCGTTCGTCTGTACCTCTTGTTCCGGAATGCT GAGAGGATTGACTCCACCGCACAGAGTGAAGTCAATATCAATGGCAACGTTTACGCAGGAAGAGATAGATCTGATAAAGGAGCGTGGAAACGAGTACTGCAAGAAAATATGGTTGGCCCTGACAGATTCGAGTCTGCCTCAGAATCTAGACCCGAAGGATGAACAGAAGATGAAAGATCTGATGAGCGCCAAGTACGAGCATAAAAGATGGTACCTGGATCCGTCGCTGGCTAATCAAAATGTaaatcaaaagaatcaaacAGCGAGTGCTCTCTCCTCTGCTGGGCGATCGTCACAAGCGAGTATTCCGAGAGTACCACAGGCAGGAACTATGGCTACTCTCGCACCGATCAatagaaataacaaaaattcatcGGAGACTATTGAGGCTGCTTTTACCCCTGATTTTGGTGCAAATTTCACCAAAATTGGAGATCCTTTCCAGTCTGCGACGACGAGCCCGCGTTTTACACACACGGTTTTACCGCAGCCGTCCTTTGCTAATTTCGACAACAATCCTGCCTTCAATTCTTCCAACC ATGTCGATTTATCAACGTCAAAAACCACGACGACGAACTCTTCCTCATCATCCTCATCGTCATTGTTCAATCAATCTTTTGGATCATACAATTCGTCGAATTGTAAAAACGGCACGAATGCTCCACAGTCGGAGGACAGATACGCGGCTCTGAAGGATCTTGACTCACTGATGAAGCAGACTCATTTGAAAGAAGACACGACGGCAACAGCGACCACGACAACGACGACTGCGAACAAAAGCATACCGAGCGCTACCGCTACGCCTTTTTCTCCGTGGACGACTAACAACGGGAACCTCAACG CATCAAATTCGATCTGGACCAGTAACAATCAAACGCCTCACGTAATCGCGAATCCCTTTGCAACTGGTGACATTTGGCTACCCTCGCCAAATTTAATAAACAACAATAATATAATAGCGCAATCGTCGGAGAGCGGGGGCGGGCAAATGTGCAACAATTCGATAAATCCGTTCAGAACGGGCCAATTGTCGTCGAACAACGGTGGAGCCGTTG AATCTCAATGGGTAGTGGGAATTGGATCGCCCGGTGCCGCGGATGTAATTCCATCTAGTCAACTGTCGAATCCGCTCTCTGGAAAAGTCTGGCAGCCGACCGTTTCGCCTTACCACGCAAATCCTTTCATG GTGGGGACCGGAGTTGCCAATATGGCCAGAAATTCCAACAATCCATTCTTATGA
- the dock gene encoding cytoplasmic protein NCK1, which produces MAAMKHGKTSQDDVCYVVAKYDYGAQGAQELDLRKNERYLLLDDSKHWWRVQSARGQAGYVPSNYVKKEKPSLFDSIKKKVKKGSGSKTLPSGNSPSRAVESPIMARRLPADPSEAIGTAVVKYNYQAQQADELSLVKGTRILILEKSNDGWWRGQSGTQAGWFPSNYTQEEGDADDTLHTYAMAENVLDIVVALYSFSSNNDQELSFEKGDRLEILDRPPADPEWYKARNGQGQIGLVPRNYLQELSEYLTQPYRERGGGGSAGGIGLGVGVVGGGMTSSEIGTGDSLERRPDPGDRPHLVGKPWYYGSITRSQCDTLLNQHGHDGDFLIRDSETNMGDYSVSLKAPGRNKHFRVHVEGALYCIGQRKFHTLDQLVDHYQRAPIYTNKQGEKLYLVRPLPKGNQSSNGC; this is translated from the exons ATGGCAGCCATGAAGCATG GAAAGACAAGCCAGGACGACGTATGTTACGTTGTCGCCAAGTACGATTACGGAGCGCAGGGGGCGCAAGAGTTGGATCTTCGTAAAAACGAGCGTTATCTCTTGCTGGACGATTCGAAGCACTGGTGGAGGGTGCAGAGCGCCCGAGGACAGGCGGGCTACGTGCCGAGTAACTACGTCAAGAAGGAAAAGCCCTCGCTCTTCGACAGcattaagaaaaaagttaaaaaaggTTCTGGCTCGAAGACCTTACCCTCGGGTAATTCACCCTCGCGAGCGGTCGAATCACCGATAATGGCAAGGCGATTGCCGGCGGATCCGAGCGAGGCGATAGGAACCGCGGTCGTCAAGTACAATTATCAGGCTCAACAGGCCGACGAATTGTCTCTGGTCAAGGGAACGCGGATTCTCATACTCGAAAAGAGCAACGATGGCTGGTGGCGAGGACAGAGCGGTACGCAGGCTGGTTGGTTCCCTTCGAATTATACACAGGAGGAGGGCGACGCCGACGATACTCTCCACACGTACGCCATGGCCGAGAACGTTCTCGACATCGTTGTCGCTTTGTATTCCTTCTCCTCGAACAACGATCAAGAATTGTCCTTTGAAAAAGGCGATCGTTTGGAGATACTCGACCGTCCACCCGCCGATCCGGAATGGTACAAGGCGCGAAATGGCCAGGGTCAGATCGGCCTCGTGCCCCGTAACTATCTCCAAGAGTTGAGCGAATACCTGACCCAGCCCTACCGGGAGCGCGGCGGAGGCGGAAGCGCCGGTGGGATCGGACTTGGAGTCGGGGTCGTCGGGGGTGGCATGACGAGCAGCGAGATCGGGACGGGAGATTCTCTGGAACGAAGGCCCGATCCCGGCGATCGGCCTCACCTCGTCGGTAAGCCCTGGTACTACGGAAGCATCACGCGCTCTCAGTGCGACACCCTTTTGAATCAGCATGGCCATGACGGAGATTTTCTCATTAGAGACAGCGAGACTAAC ATGGGAGATTACTCGGTCTCGTTGAAAGCACCAGGACGGAACAAGCATTTTAGAGTTCACGTCGAGGGTGCATTGTATTGCATCGGTCAGAGGAAGTTCCACACCCTCGATCAACTGGTCGATCACTATCAACGTGCTCCCATTTACACCAACAAACAGGGCGAAAAGCTCTATTTGGTGCGTCCGTTGCCCAAGGGTAACCAAAGCAGCAACGGCTGCTAA
- the LOC122410496 gene encoding surfeit locus protein 6 homolog, with the protein MQLKMANSFNAKHIKELIQTEDRFLTELFGKMPLPTTEPGDENDDSGEETQSTKKVNIFPASGKAKRAQTFEELHQKLDQLKGKKKLEHKQKLLKKGLKNRIKKKSKRDERLAQKKMARAEQNSAGGVTRVKSEEGVEVAPKISKAKPVFNSEGNMVFSKFDFSEIGTKKKPPKTETDPKKALQLLQQKKEKIKGLELAGETEKAQEIKEKDAWRSALAKAGGEKVKDDPELLKRTIKRTEQQKSRSSKKWDSRIEGVQKKKQEAQQKRQENILKRKKDKKTNKLKKASKKGRVIPGF; encoded by the exons ATGCAATTGAAAATGGCAAATTCATTCAACGCGAAACACATCAAGGAATTGATACAAACGGAGGATCGTTTCCTGACGGagctttttggaaaaatgcccCTTCCTACGACAGAACCTG GCGATGAGAACGATGATTCAGGGGAAGAAACTCAGTCCACAAAAAAAG TAAACATTTTCCCGGCTTCTGGAAAGGCGAAAAGGGCCCAAACTTTTGAGGAGCTTCATCAAAAATTGGATCAACTCaaaggcaaaaagaaactCGAGCACAAGCAAAAGTTACTGAAGAAAggcttgaaaaatcgaataaaaaagaaaagtaaacgagatGAGCGTTTAGcccagaaaaaaatggcaagaGCTGAACAAAACTCAGCTGGTGGCGTAACGAGAGTTAAAAGTGAAGAGGGAGTGGAAGTTGCaccaaaaatttctaaagCAAAACCTGTTTTCAATTCTGAAGGCAATATGGTTTTTAGCAAATTTGACTTCTCTGAAATCGGCACCAAGAAAAAACCGCCCAAGACAGAAACGGATCCTaagaaagctcttcagttgttgcaacagaaaaaagaaaaaatcaagggACTGGAATTAGCGGGAGAGACGGAAAAAGCTCaggaaatcaaagaaaaagatGCCTGGAGAAGCGCTCTTGCCAAAGCTGGTGGTGAAAAA GTAAAAGATGACCCGGAATTGCTGAAGCGAACGATAAAGCGTACGGAACAACAGAAATCGAGGAGTTCGAAAAAGTGGGATTCGAGGATAGAGGGAGTGCAGAAAAAGAAGCAAGAAGCACAACAGAAGAGACAAGAGAATATACTGAAACGTAAAAAAGACaagaaaacgaataaattgaaaaaagcatcgaaaaaAGGTCGCGTCATACCGGGATTTTAG
- the LOC122410792 gene encoding uncharacterized protein: MSVEVGAGRPTMPTIPHSKRPTIFVYPTVSPESIIVPIVSCILGFPLLALLVICCLRRRAKLARERARRRNCDLDHGALSLVRFSPVHRLAGFERSTRAVSLRSEKASRALPSLELDTVVEERSDPEQSTALELSSPD, encoded by the exons ATGTCGGTCGAGGTCGGAGCTGGTCGGCCAACGATGCCGACGATTCCACACTCCAAAAGGCCTACGATATTCGTCTATCCTACTG taTCTCCCGAGAGTATAATAGTGCCGATCGTATCGTGCATTTTGGGATTTCCATTGTTAGCCCTGCTCGTAATATGCTGCCTGAGGAGGAGAGCGAAATTAGCGAGGGAGCGAGCGAGAAGAAGAAATTGCGATCTCGACCACGGAGCCCTCAGCCTCGTACGCTTCAGCCCGGTACATCGTTTGG CTGGTTTCGAGAGATCGACGAGAGCAGTTTCCTTGCGAAGCGAGAAAGCATCACGAGCTTTGCCCTCCTTAGAGCTGGACACTGTCGTCGAGGAACGTTCTGATCCCGAACAAAGCACGGCGCTCGAGCTCAGTAGTCCAGACTAG